The following are from one region of the Pseudorasbora parva isolate DD20220531a chromosome 12, ASM2467924v1, whole genome shotgun sequence genome:
- the LOC137094455 gene encoding green-sensitive opsin-2: MNGTEGQNFYIPMSNRTGLVRSPFEYPQYYLAEPWQFKILAVYMFFLICFGLPINGLTLVVTAQHKKLRQPLNFILVNLAVAGTIMVCFGFTFTFYTAIHGYFILGPTNCAIEGFMATLGGEVALWSLVVLAIERYIVVCKPMGSFKFSSTHAFAGIAFTWVMAMACAAPPLVGWSRYIPEGMQCSCGPDYYTLNPEYNNESYVLYMFSCHFIVPVTVIFFTYGRLVCTVKAAAAQQQDSASTQKAEREVTKMVILMVFGFLIAWTPYASVAAWIFFNKGAAFSAQFMAIPAFFSKSSALYNPIIYVLLNKQFRNCMLTTLFCGKNPLGDDESSTVSTSKTEVSSVSPA, translated from the exons ATGAACGGCACTGAGGGACAAAACTTCTACATTCCCATGTCCAACAGGACCGGGCTAGTGAGGAGTCCTTTCGAGTATCCGCAGTATTATCTAGCTGAACCGTGGCAGTTTAAAATCCTTGCTGTGTACATGTTCTTCCTCATCTGCTTCGGTCTACCCATCAATGGCCTTACATTGGTGGTTACAGCTCAACACAAAAAGCTCAGGCAACCTCTCAACTTCATTTTGGTCAACTTGGCTGTGGCTGGTACCATCATGGTTTGTTTTGGATTCACGTTCACTTTCTACACAGCAATTCATGGCTACTTTATTCTGGGTCCAACTAACTGTGCGATTGAGGGATTCATGGCCACACTTGGAG GTGAAGTTGCCCTTTGGTCACTTGTGGTGCTGGCCATCGAGAGATACATTGTGGTTTGCAAGCCAATGGGCAGCTTCAAATTCTCGTCCACCCACGCTTTTGCAGGAATCGCATTTACATGGGTAATGGCCATGGCATGTGCGGCCCCCCCTCTGGTTGGCTGGTCTAG ATATATTCCTGAGGGAATGCAGTGTTCATGTGGACCAGACTACTACACCCTGAATCCTGAATACAACAATGAATCATATGTCCTCTACATGTTCAGCTGTCATTTTATAGTTCCGGTCACCGTAATCTTCTTCACCTATGGGCGGCTTGTTTGCACTGTCAAGGCG GCTGCAGCTCAACAGCAGGACTCAGCATCCACCCAGAAGGCTGAGAGGGAAGTGACAAAAATGGTCATCCTGATGGTTTTTGGTTTCTTGATAGCTTGGACCCCCTATGCCAGTGTTGCTGCCTGGATCTTCTTTAATAAGGGAGCTGCTTTCAGTGCCCAGTTCATGGCTATTCCTGCCTTTTTCTCAAAGAGCTCAGCCTTATATAACCCTATCATCTATGTGCTTCTAAACAAACAG tttcggAACTGCATGCTGACCACTCTTTTCTGTGGAAAGAATCCTCTTGGCGATGATGAGTCTTCAACTGTGTCCACCAGCAAGACGGAGGTGTCCTCTGTATCTCCAGCATAG
- the LOC137094456 gene encoding green-sensitive opsin-3 — protein sequence MNGTEGQNFYIPMSNRTGLVRSPFEYPQYYLAEPWQFKILAVYIFFLMCLGLPINGLTLVVTAQHKKLRQPLNFILVNLAVAGAIMVCFGFTVTFYTAINGYFALGPTACAVEGFMATLGGQVALWSLVVLAIERYIVVCKPMGSFKFSNSHALTGIAFTWVMALSCAAPPLVGWSRYIPEGMQCSCGPDYYTLNPEYNNESYVIYMFVCHFIFPVTVIFFTYGNLVCTVKAAAAQQQDSASTQKAEREVTKMVILMVLGFLVAWTPYASVAAWIFFNRGAAFSAQFMAIPAFFSKSSSIFNPIIYVLLNKQFRSCMLTTLFCGKNPLGDDESSTVSTSKTEVSSVSPA from the exons ATGAACGGCACTGAGGGACAAAACTTCTACATCCCCATGTCCAACAGGACCGGGCTAGTGAGGAGTCCTTTCGAGTATCCGCAGTATTATCTAGCTGAACCGTGGCAGTTTAAAATCCTTGCTGTGTACATTTTCTTCTTGATGTGCTTGGGTCTACCCATCAATGGCCTTACATTGGTGGTTACAGCTCAACACAAAAAGCTCAGGCAACCTCTCAACTTCATTTTGGTCAACCTGGCTGTGGCTGGTGCCATCATGGTTTGTTTTGGATTCACAGTCACTTTCTACACAGCAATTAATGGCTACTTTGCTCTGGGTCCAACTGCCTGCGCTGTTGAGGGCTTCATGGCCACACTTGGAG GACAAGTTGCCCTTTGGTCACTTGTGGTGCTGGCCATTGAAAGATACATTGTGGTTTGCAAGCCAATGGGTAGTTTTAAATTTTCAAACAGCCACGCTTTGACAGGAATCGCATTTACATGGGTAATGGCCTTGTCATGTGCAGCTCCCCCTCTGGTTGGCTGGTCCAG ATATATTCCTGAGGGAATGCAGTGTTCATGTGGACCAGACTACTACACCCTGAATCCTGAATACAACAATGAATCATATGTCATCTACATGTTCGTCTGCCATTTTATATTTCCGGTCACCGTAATCTTCTTCACCTATGGGAATCTTGTTTGCACCGTCAAGGCG GCTGCAGCTCAACAGCAGGACTCAGCATCCACCCAGAAGGCTGAGAGGGAAGTGACAAAAATGGTCATCCTGATGGTTTTGGGTTTCCTGGTGGCTTGGACCCCCTATGCCAGTGTTGCTGCTTGGATTTTCTTCAATAGGGGAGCTGCTTTCAGTGCCCAGTTCATGGCTATCCCTGCCTTTTTCTCAAAGAGCTCATCCATATTTAATCCTATAATTTATGTGCTGCTAAACAAACAG TTCAGGAGCTGCATGCTGACCACTCTTTTCTGTGGAAAGAATCCTCTTGGCGATGATGAGTCTTCAACTGTGTCCACCAGCAAGACGGAGGTGTCCTCTGTATCTCCAGCATAG